A window of Streptomyces sp. DG1A-41 contains these coding sequences:
- a CDS encoding GNAT family N-acetyltransferase gives MTALGPVAWPPAPIRTERLVLRESDARDRAAFIELFASPEARAYLGGPRPRDELERAVPEVPGRRPGLFVVDLDGVMIGMVTLERRDAERPGRVRPDGGEAELGYMFLPEAWGCGYAAEACAAALDWFTGALPGEPVVLCTQSANDRSMRLAAKLGFTEVERFEEFGAEQWFGVWSSVTPSG, from the coding sequence ATGACTGCGCTCGGACCCGTCGCCTGGCCACCTGCCCCGATACGGACCGAACGGCTCGTGCTCCGCGAGTCGGATGCCCGGGACCGTGCGGCGTTCATCGAGCTGTTCGCATCGCCGGAGGCGCGCGCGTACCTGGGTGGCCCTCGACCGCGTGATGAGCTCGAACGTGCGGTGCCTGAGGTGCCCGGGAGGCGCCCTGGCCTGTTCGTGGTCGATCTCGACGGAGTAATGATCGGCATGGTCACGCTCGAGCGGCGTGACGCGGAGCGTCCGGGACGCGTCCGTCCGGATGGCGGAGAGGCCGAGCTCGGCTACATGTTCCTGCCGGAGGCGTGGGGATGCGGATACGCTGCCGAGGCGTGCGCGGCGGCACTCGACTGGTTCACCGGCGCGCTTCCCGGCGAGCCGGTGGTGCTCTGCACCCAGAGCGCCAACGACCGCTCGATGCGCCTCGCGGCGAAGCTGGGGTTCACTGAGGTGGAGCGGTTCGAGGAGTTCGGCGCCGAGCAGTGGTTCGGCGTATGGTCCTCGGTCACGCCGTCCGGTTGA
- a CDS encoding nucleotide disphospho-sugar-binding domain-containing protein, translating into MGIGDVLRRRGHGVVFAAEASWKGRLGMLGFEEELIDLAPAPEQPQDAGQFWKDFIRDTAPEFRKPTIEQLGTWIKPVWEELVSGARYCEPQLKEIIDRVRPDVIVEDNVVCFPALTTAGVPFVRIVSCNPLEMKGERVPPPFSGYPAGDRSGWDEFRVAYDRTHRALWSDFSTWVTEQGARPLPDLEFIHEGDLNLYVYPESADYTDARPLGPTWHRLDSSVRETEEKSALPPGLVDGGALIYFSLGSLGSADVDLMRRVIASLARTPHRYIVSKGPLHDEIELPPNMWGMEFLPQTRILPLADLVITHGGNNTTTEALHFGKPMILLPLFWDQHDNAQRMAELGYGVRLDPYRFTDAQLHGAIDRLLGDMTLRRTLTEAGETIRARDGLRTAADLIERAATA; encoded by the coding sequence GTGGGAATCGGGGACGTCCTGCGCCGCCGGGGGCACGGTGTGGTGTTCGCCGCGGAGGCGTCCTGGAAGGGCCGCCTCGGGATGCTCGGCTTCGAGGAGGAGCTGATCGATCTGGCCCCGGCGCCCGAACAGCCCCAGGACGCGGGTCAGTTCTGGAAAGACTTCATACGCGACACCGCGCCCGAGTTCCGGAAGCCGACCATCGAGCAGCTGGGCACCTGGATCAAGCCGGTGTGGGAGGAGCTGGTCTCGGGCGCCCGGTACTGCGAGCCGCAGCTGAAGGAGATCATCGACCGGGTCCGGCCGGATGTGATCGTCGAGGACAACGTCGTCTGCTTCCCGGCGCTGACCACGGCGGGCGTTCCCTTCGTGCGGATCGTCTCCTGCAACCCGCTGGAGATGAAGGGCGAGCGCGTTCCGCCGCCGTTCTCCGGGTATCCGGCCGGGGACCGGAGCGGGTGGGACGAGTTCCGCGTCGCGTACGACCGGACCCACCGGGCCCTGTGGAGCGACTTCAGCACCTGGGTGACCGAGCAGGGCGCGCGTCCGCTGCCCGACCTGGAGTTCATCCACGAGGGCGATCTGAACCTGTACGTCTATCCCGAGTCGGCCGACTACACGGACGCCCGTCCGCTGGGCCCCACCTGGCACCGGCTGGACTCCTCGGTGCGCGAGACGGAGGAGAAGTCCGCGCTGCCACCCGGCCTGGTCGACGGTGGCGCGCTGATCTACTTCAGCCTCGGCTCGCTCGGCTCGGCCGATGTGGACCTCATGCGCCGGGTCATCGCCTCGCTCGCCCGCACCCCACACCGCTACATCGTCTCCAAAGGCCCGCTGCACGACGAGATCGAGCTCCCGCCGAACATGTGGGGTATGGAGTTCCTGCCGCAGACCCGGATCCTGCCTCTGGCCGACCTCGTCATCACGCACGGCGGCAACAACACGACCACCGAGGCACTCCACTTCGGCAAGCCCATGATCCTGCTGCCCCTGTTCTGGGACCAGCACGACAACGCCCAGCGCATGGCCGAACTGGGTTACGGCGTCCGGCTCGACCCCTACCGCTTCACCGACGCCCAACTCCACGGCGCGATCGACCGGTTGCTCGGCGACATGACCCTGCGGCGCACCCTCACCGAAGCCGGTGAGACGATTCGGGCGCGCGACGGGCTGCGTACGGCCGCGGACCTGATCGAGCGGGCCGCCACGGCCTGA
- a CDS encoding type III polyketide synthase, with translation MAAYLCPPAVIHGEHSVKTSQIVAEVRHRHPHAAWAPRIDGIAASTGIETRGWMLPLETAVAPGNGNGLRAVGIEPAQEALARDGFTKREVDRVIAALETVPAPQTIQERTAPAWEAVQSYGERAARGALQIAGLDAADIDCLITSHSTTPALPGLDMALADKLPLRNDVMMLPATQWACIAGTRSLALAAELVAADPDRVVLIVIAEALSTTYQPADDTLESLIVRLLFADTAVAAVVTGRPRPESVLRLDAAWHHTLPGTQDLHRLETRADGTHFVMDRRGPRAVQETVTAMWEWLRVRYQDEPDSWHPDVLLAHPGGTRVLEYMEQTMPDAWPSGLLDYSKDSYSGGNRGGAAVFDILRRAHDAGQLKPGNRAVLYAAAPGLTATALEGQWL, from the coding sequence ATGGCCGCTTACCTCTGCCCTCCTGCCGTGATACACGGCGAGCACTCCGTGAAGACCAGCCAGATCGTGGCAGAGGTGCGCCACCGGCACCCGCATGCGGCGTGGGCACCGCGGATCGACGGCATCGCGGCCAGTACGGGCATCGAGACCCGCGGGTGGATGCTGCCGCTGGAGACCGCCGTCGCGCCCGGCAACGGCAACGGCCTTCGGGCTGTCGGCATCGAGCCGGCCCAGGAGGCGCTGGCACGCGACGGGTTCACTAAGCGGGAGGTGGACCGCGTGATCGCCGCCCTCGAAACCGTACCCGCGCCGCAGACCATTCAGGAGCGCACCGCACCGGCCTGGGAGGCCGTACAGTCCTACGGGGAGCGTGCGGCGCGCGGGGCCTTGCAGATAGCCGGGCTGGACGCCGCGGACATCGACTGCCTGATCACCAGTCATTCCACCACCCCGGCGCTGCCGGGTCTGGACATGGCCCTGGCCGACAAGCTTCCGCTCCGCAACGACGTGATGATGCTGCCGGCCACGCAGTGGGCCTGTATCGCGGGGACCCGCTCCCTGGCGCTGGCGGCAGAACTCGTGGCCGCAGACCCCGACCGGGTGGTCCTGATCGTCATCGCGGAGGCGCTGAGCACGACCTACCAGCCCGCAGACGACACCCTCGAGTCTCTGATCGTCCGGTTGCTGTTCGCGGACACCGCGGTCGCCGCGGTGGTCACGGGCCGCCCGAGGCCCGAGTCGGTGCTGCGGCTGGACGCCGCCTGGCACCACACCCTGCCCGGCACCCAGGACCTGCACCGCCTGGAGACACGGGCGGACGGCACCCACTTCGTGATGGACCGGCGCGGACCGCGCGCCGTGCAGGAGACGGTCACCGCGATGTGGGAGTGGCTGCGGGTCCGCTACCAGGACGAACCCGACTCCTGGCACCCCGACGTCCTGCTCGCGCACCCCGGTGGGACCCGAGTGCTGGAGTACATGGAGCAAACGATGCCCGACGCGTGGCCGTCGGGGCTGCTGGACTACAGCAAGGACAGCTACTCCGGCGGCAACCGCGGAGGCGCCGCCGTGTTCGACATCCTGCGGCGGGCGCATGACGCCGGGCAGCTAAAGCCCGGCAATCGCGCCGTTCTGTACGCGGCGGCGCCGGGTCTCACCGCCACCGCCTTG